TCCACGGTAATCATCACTCTAACCTCCTTGCTTTGTCGGTTTTCTCTTTCCGGACTTATCCCGACTTAAGTGTAGTCTTTCTCACGCCAGGTTATTCCGCAGATCTCATTCTCCGCAGGATCTCTTAGAGGCTCCCGACAGAGGACTCATCATTTCCCTCGTCATCGGCAACGCCGAGTACCTAGCAAACTTCTGGCACTCAAACCCGGTCTTCATGCAAAAGCTTACACCACTGTCATTGCACCGTATGCAGGGCGGCTTGCGCCCCTGGATGCCTGTCACGATGGAACGGTACTCTCGCGGACTCATTGATTCCTCCTAAAAACACAGTCCGAGCCCCCACCGCTCTCCTTACGCGGGCAAAAGATGGAAATCTCTCTTTTATGAGGGCTGTAGGTAAAACACCCGGTCTGAGAACATCTCAATCTCATCGCACGCTTTATCCACAAATGTGGGGAGCCATCCGGACCAAGGCGATGAGAACTTTCCTGATGTTCTTCTTCTCCATAGATTGCCTCCTTGTTGCGCGGAGCGATACATGATCCTCAATTCTTGACTCTATTCTAGTTCAGCGTTCCTGACCAAAAGCTGACGGGAAGATTACCGAAAGGTAATATTGCATAAATTCATAAACTTCAGGGACCGGCATGACGATGGCTGAATGATACGATGGTTAGGGATTCAGCAGTCTGAGTGGGATGGAGGGCAAAAACCGGTGCGCATCTCTGTCATGAGGATCAATGAGAGGCAGATTTCGGCAGGGTGATGGTAAAGGCGCTCCCCTGGTTCAGGCCGCTCGTTACACTGATATCTCCGCCGTGAGCCCTGGCGATTGCCCTGGCAAGGCTGAGACCAAGCCCCGTGCCCTCTTGCGACCTGCTTTGATCACCCCGATAAAAGCGTTCGAAAATGCGGGAGAGGTCAGACGGAGGGATGCCGGTTCCCGTGTCCTTAACCGAAATCACAACCCCTTCCTTGCCATCCTCAGCAACCGAGACCTCTACCGACCCTCCTGGAGGGGTGTACTTGACCGCATTATCCAGGATATTGGACAACATTCTCTGGATCATAGGGCTTTCACCAGCGATAAGGCTCCTGCCAGCAGCGTCGCAGTCCAGGCTCACCCCCTTGTCTTCAGCCACGGGTTCAAACAATTCGCATGCGCCGCGGACTAGTCCGAAGATATCAATCTCCTCATGGGAGAGGCTGCTCAACCCGGATTCTGTCTTGGAGATCATGAGCATGGTGTTTATCATGTCAAGAAGCCGGTCGCATTCCTCAACGGTGCCGGCAGCCATGGACTCAAAGTCACTCAGGGATTTTCCTGTGCTGAGAGTCACCTCAGCGCCTCCGCGGATTCTCGTAATGGGGCTTTTCAGATCATGGGCAATGTTATCGCTCATTTCCCTGAGCTCTGCAAGGAGGATTTGAATACGGTCAAGCATTTCATTGAAGGTGATGGCGAGCTGATCGATTTCATCTCCACCGCCCGTCACCGGAACCCTCTCTTGAAGGACGCCGCTTGATATCTTGCGGGCTGTTCGGGTGACTGCCTCAACGCTGGACACAGCCCGCCTCGCCATAAACCAGCCAACCCCCGCGGCGATGACAATGAGGCAACTCATGGTGAGGGTAAATTTCTCCTTAAACGCATTTAGAAGGTGGGAATAAGTCTCCATAGCCTGTCCGACCTGCAAGATCATGGTCGGGCTAAGCATTGCGTAAAGGATGCGCACTTTGTCCTTACGATGGGGAATCACAGTCGTCTCGAAGACGGGGGCATTACCCTGAAGCAGCTCCTGTATGGCAGCCCTTTCAATGCCGATATCCTGCCAGTAAGAGACGTTCGTAGAAGAATAAACCTGTCCGTCCGGCTGAAGAAGGCGAAAAAATACTTTCTTTACCCCTGCTGCCTGGGCTTCGATAATCGTGGCATTCTCGACGGCGGCGATGCCTTCTTTGCTCAGAAGTACAGAAAACCTGTTCACCTGGCTCAGGAGCTCCTGATCGGTACGTTCGCGGATGACCGACAAGATGAGGGTATAAAATAAAAGAAAGGCAACAAAGGAGGATACCGTAAAGATACCGGCATACCAGATGGTCAGCCGGAACGCAAGGGTACTCCTGAGGTTAAGGAGTTTCCTGAAGCACATATCCCACTCCACGAATGGTACGGATCAGCTTCTTTGCAAAATCCCTGTCAATCTTGTCCCTCAGCCTGCAGATCCTCGCTTCCACCACATTGGTCTGGGGGTCGAAATTGTAATCCCAGACATGCTCCATGATCATGGTCTTGGAAACCACCCTTCCCGAATTCCTCAGAAGATACTCAAGGAGGGAAAACTCCATTGGCTGCAATTCGATCTTCCGGCCCTCCCTGGTCACTTCACGGGTGATGAGATTCATGGACAGATCCCCGACGGTCAGGCGTGTCGGTTCAGCCTGGCCGCTCGCCCTCCTGATTAATGCCTGCAGCCGTGCAAGGAGTTCAGAAAAAGCGAAGGGCTTCGTGATGTAGTCGTCGCTTCCGGCCTGAAGTCCCCTGACACGGTCGTCAACAGCTCCCCTGGCGCTCAGCATGATGACTGGCGTAAGGATACTCTCCGTTCGCATCTTCCTGACGAGAGACAACCCGTCCAGCTTTGGCAACATGATATCAACAATGGCCGCGTCATAGGATTCGGTCATCGCCATGTGAAGGCCATTCTCACCATCCGAAACATGGTCGATCGCGTACCCCACAGCCTTTAGCCCCTTCACGATGAAAGAGGCTATCTTGTTATCGTCCTCAACAAGTAAAACTCGCATACCTAAAAACCCGACGTACAGGAACGAGGCGCCATACACCCACCCAGCTTCTCTTGCATAAATTATTATAGCTCCCTGTCCTTCTCCCTTGTCCAGACGACTTGATCGTAATGGTCGCGATGCCTCCCCCCCTGCGAAGCGTTCGGATCATAATTTGAATCTTCTGAACATATAAAACTTCGGGAAATCAATACCGAGCGTCACCACTGCCGAGAATATCAGAACAGCGGCAACCTGATACGGCGTGAGGGAAGGGACAAAGATACCGTAAACTCCCAACAGGAAGAAGCCGATTATAGTCGCGGCGCTCAGGATACCTAATTCCCTTCCCGGCATTGATGACCAGAAGTGCCTCCGCTCCCTTACGATCAATACCCTGAACTGGCTGTTGAATACCAGATTGAGCATCACCAGGGTGCGGAGTCTTTCCCATTCAAGATGGAAATACTTTACGCCTATCACAATGACGAGCATGCCTTCCACGACCAGGAGCATGCCCGGTACAAGCGATGCCAGCGTGATGTTTTTTACATCCCATGTGTTCGGGTTTGTGGTATGTTCGACATTGTCTGTCGCCAAAGACATGGTGACGAAATCGTTTGCAAAGACGAGGAGCGACATCCCGAGGAGGGAGAGTACAATGTCATGGAGCCAGAAGAAACTCAGGGTCAGGAGACCGACGAATTCGATAACCTTTGTGACCTTATTGATAACCCATGTCAACATCCGTTGATAGGTCTTCCTGCTTATGGTTATCGCATCGATTATGACACCCATGCCAGGCTCCGTCAGGACTACACTCGCAGAGGCCTTTGCCACATCCGTCGCATTGCTCACGGCTATCCCCATCTCAGCCTGTTTCAGTGCAGGCGCATCGTTGACGCCATCTCCCGTCATTCCTACCATGTGACCCCTGGACTGCAGAAGTTTCACGATCTTGTACTTATCCTCGGGATAGATCTCGGCAAACCCGTCGCTTTCTCCGACAATCTTGACCTGCTCATCATCGCTCAAGCCCCCGATGTCCGCGATACGGACAATGTTTCCACCGATCCCCGCCTGAAGGGCTATCTCCTTCGCTATAGCCATGCTGTCGCCCGTCAGCATGATCGGCTTTATTCCCAGCCTCCTTGTCTGTTCTATCATGCCTTTGGAGTCCGGCCTGACTGGATCAGCCAGGGAAAGCAGTCCCGCGAGTTTAAGACTATCCGGGTCGTAGCCTTCTGAACGGGCGACTGCTATCGTTCTGTGCCCCTTCCGGGAAGACTCTTCTACGATGCGCTTTGCCTTCTCGATCTCTTCTTGCTCGATTCCCCGGCACATGGACATGATGATCTGGGCTGCGCCCTTAACAGTCTTAAACTGTTTTGTCTTGACATCGATGATCGCCTCGGTCCTTTTAATCAATGGATTAAACGGGGTATAAGAAATCCTTTTGTAGCCGCTGAGATCGACGTTCATACCTTTGGCATATCCAATGACGGCGAGGTCTATGATGTCCATGCCCTCCTCTTGCGAGGCCAGAGCGGCTGCAGCGACAACATCCTCTTTCGTATATCCGGAGAACGGTATGCTTTCGACAACCGATAAGGTATTCTGGGTTATCGTGCCTGTCTTGTCAAAGCAGAGGACGTCTATTGAGGCGGCGTCCTCGATAGAATCGAGCCTCGTCACTAAAGCCCCCCTTCTTGCGAGCTCCGTTGCACCAACGGACTGGACAATGGTGAGCACAGCCGGAAGGGCCAC
The DNA window shown above is from Thermodesulfovibrionales bacterium and carries:
- a CDS encoding ATP-binding protein, with amino-acid sequence MCFRKLLNLRSTLAFRLTIWYAGIFTVSSFVAFLLFYTLILSVIRERTDQELLSQVNRFSVLLSKEGIAAVENATIIEAQAAGVKKVFFRLLQPDGQVYSSTNVSYWQDIGIERAAIQELLQGNAPVFETTVIPHRKDKVRILYAMLSPTMILQVGQAMETYSHLLNAFKEKFTLTMSCLIVIAAGVGWFMARRAVSSVEAVTRTARKISSGVLQERVPVTGGGDEIDQLAITFNEMLDRIQILLAELREMSDNIAHDLKSPITRIRGGAEVTLSTGKSLSDFESMAAGTVEECDRLLDMINTMLMISKTESGLSSLSHEEIDIFGLVRGACELFEPVAEDKGVSLDCDAAGRSLIAGESPMIQRMLSNILDNAVKYTPPGGSVEVSVAEDGKEGVVISVKDTGTGIPPSDLSRIFERFYRGDQSRSQEGTGLGLSLARAIARAHGGDISVTSGLNQGSAFTITLPKSASH
- a CDS encoding response regulator transcription factor; amino-acid sequence: MRVLLVEDDNKIASFIVKGLKAVGYAIDHVSDGENGLHMAMTESYDAAIVDIMLPKLDGLSLVRKMRTESILTPVIMLSARGAVDDRVRGLQAGSDDYITKPFAFSELLARLQALIRRASGQAEPTRLTVGDLSMNLITREVTREGRKIELQPMEFSLLEYLLRNSGRVVSKTMIMEHVWDYNFDPQTNVVEARICRLRDKIDRDFAKKLIRTIRGVGYVLQETP
- a CDS encoding plasma-membrane proton-efflux P-type ATPase, which produces MDRSVRNTSEFKNFSIEESLKILETSNEGLSEVDAGKRLEIFGYNEIPEKKKSPFLDFLLRYWGPMPWLLELAMGLSFLLRHYLEGSIIFVLLTVNAVIGHMHTRESQKAVELLRKKLAVKAKVLRQGDWVTKQAKEIVPGDTIAVGLGDIVPADAKIMTGGLSVDQSALTGESLPAETRESDIIYSSSVIRRGAAKCVVVNTGANTYFGRTAELVKTAKPKSHQGEVMMAIVRYMMYLGMAALMLILAYGAIMKLEEHILTVLTLAVIFLMGAVPVALPAVLTIVQSVGATELARRGALVTRLDSIEDAASIDVLCFDKTGTITQNTLSVVESIPFSGYTKEDVVAAAALASQEEGMDIIDLAVIGYAKGMNVDLSGYKRISYTPFNPLIKRTEAIIDVKTKQFKTVKGAAQIIMSMCRGIEQEEIEKAKRIVEESSRKGHRTIAVARSEGYDPDSLKLAGLLSLADPVRPDSKGMIEQTRRLGIKPIMLTGDSMAIAKEIALQAGIGGNIVRIADIGGLSDDEQVKIVGESDGFAEIYPEDKYKIVKLLQSRGHMVGMTGDGVNDAPALKQAEMGIAVSNATDVAKASASVVLTEPGMGVIIDAITISRKTYQRMLTWVINKVTKVIEFVGLLTLSFFWLHDIVLSLLGMSLLVFANDFVTMSLATDNVEHTTNPNTWDVKNITLASLVPGMLLVVEGMLVIVIGVKYFHLEWERLRTLVMLNLVFNSQFRVLIVRERRHFWSSMPGRELGILSAATIIGFFLLGVYGIFVPSLTPYQVAAVLIFSAVVTLGIDFPKFYMFRRFKL